The segment GATTGGAGGCCCGCAGCACTCGGTACACGTCGAGCGGATCGGCGTCGGTGTCGATCTCGAAGCGCATCGACGGCACCACCTGGAAGGCTTCGCCCGCCTCGATCTCGCCGACCAGTCCCGCGACGATCCCGCGGTAGTCGTCGAGGGTCCGCTGCGACCGGTACTCGGGCACCGGTCGGCTGAACGTCGACACCGTCGACGGATCCGGTGCGGCCAGCGCGGCGGACATCGCGTCCAGGCGTGCGACGGCGTCGCGGTAGGCCTCTTCGGCACGGTCGGCGCTGCCGTCCCAGTTGACCGCGTTCGCGATCAACGTGATGGTGCCCTCGTGATGGTCGAAGGCCGCGAGGTCGGCCACGAGGAGCCAGAACATGTCCGGCAGGTGCAGGTCGTCGACCGTGGTCTCGGGTAGCCGTTCGAGTCGGCGGACGAAGTCGTAGGCCATGAAGCCGACGAAACCGCCGGTGAGCGGCGGCATGCCGTCCACCGGATCGGTGTGCAGCAGCCGCAGCGACTCGGCGAGTGCCTCGACGGGATCGCCACCGACCGGTGCGCCGGCCGGGACGTCGCCCCACCAGTGCGCTTGGCCGTCGGCGATGGTCAGCGCGGACCGGGTGCCCGCGCCGATGAACGACCACCGCGACCACGAGGCCCCATTGGGCGCCGATTCGAGGAGGAAGGTGCCGTCCTTGAGGGCGAAGTCCTCGGCGTCCGGGTCGCGCGCCAGTTTGCGGTACGCCGACAGCGGCGTCTCAGAGTCGGCGAGGACCTTGCGGGTCACCGGCACCACGCGGTGGTCGCCAGCGAGGTCGAGGAACGCGTCCAGGGTCGTGGTGTCCATGGAGCCCGATGCGTGCGCGGCGCTCATCCGAGCGGTTCCCCGCCGACGCCCCACTGCTGGCGCGGTACTTCGGTGATCGTCACCCACACGGAGTCGGGGTTCTTGCCCGTGGCCTTGGCGTAGGCGTCGGTGACGGCGGCGATGGTCTCGCGCTTCACACGGTCGGACAGGCCTGGTGTCTGGGAGATTTGAATCAGCGGCATGACGTCACCGTCCCTCGTCGTCGTTGTTCTGGGTGGACAGGTCCACGGGCACCCCGAATTCGAGGGGCTCGGTGTCGAAGCAACTGTGGCTTCCCGTGTGGCAGGCGGCACCGATCTGGTCGACGGTCAGCAGCAGGGTGTCGCCGTCGCAGTCGACGCGGACGTCGTGCACGTACTGGGTGTGACCGCTGGTCTCGCCCTTGACCCAGTACTGCTGCCGCGACCGCGAGTAGTAGGTGGCGTGACGCGTGGCGAGGGTGCGTTCGAGCGCCTCGTCGTCCATCCACGCCATCATCAGGACGATGCCGGTGGACCGTTCCTGCGCGATGGCGGCGAACAGTCCCGCATCGTTGCGTTTGAGCGAGGCCGCGAGTTCGGCGGGCAGCGCCATGGTGGTTCCTCTTTCTGCGGTGAAGTGTGCGGTCAGCGGACCGTGATGCCCTCGGCGCGCATCGCGTCCTTGACTTCGGCGATGGTGAGGTCGCGGAAGTGGAAGACCGATGCGGCGAGCACGGCGTCGGCGCCCGCGGCGACGGCGGGCGCGAAGTCGGCGACCTTGCCCGCGCCACCGCTGGCGATGACCGGGATCGAGACGGCCGCGCGGACCGCCCGCAGCATCGCGAGATCGAAACCGGACTTGGTGCCGTCGGCGTCCATGGAGTTCAGCAGGATCTCGCCGACACCCAGTTCCTCGCCGCGACGGGCCCATTCGACGGCGTCGATGCCGGTGCTGCGACGACCGCCGTGCGTGGTGACCTCCCAACCGGAGGTCGTGGGTTCGGACCCCTCCGGCACGGTGCGGGCGTCCACCGACAGGACGATGCACTGCGAGCCGAACCGCTGGCTCATCTCGCTGAGCACCTCGGGGCGCGCGATGGCGGCGGTGTTGACGCTGACCTTGTCGGCGCCGGCGCGGAGCATGGTGTCGACGTCGTCGACGGTCCGGATGCCGCCGCCGACGGTGAGCGGGATGAAGATGGCGTCCGCGGTGCGCCGGACCACGTCGATCATGGTGCCGCGACCCGAGCTCGACGCCGTGACGTCGAGGAAGGTGAGCTCGTCGGCACCCTCCTCGTTGTAGCGGGCCGCCAGCTCGACGGGGTCGCCCGCATCACGGAGGTTCTCGAAGTTGACGCCCTTGACCACGCGGCCGTCGTCGACGTCCAAGCAGGGAATGACGCGCACTGCGACGCTCACGGGTGCATCTCCTCGGTGTTGTGCGAATCGGGCTCGCCCGACTCGGTGTTGGTGCTCGATGAAGTTTGTGGGTGCGGCGCCGAGGCTACCGTCGTCCGGTGCGCAGCGCCGCGACCTGCTCCGGCATCGCCTCGCCGATCACCTGGAGCAGTTCGGCGTGCAGCTGACCGTTGCCCGCGACGAGCGAGGTGGAGTCCACCGTCCACGGCCGTCCGGTGACGTCGGTGGCGATGCCCCCCGCTGCGCGGACCAGCGCCGCTCCCGCCGCGTTGTCCCAGGCGTTGGCGCTGAAGGACACCGCCCCGCCGAAGACGCCCGCCGCCACGTAGGCGACGTCGATCCCGTTGGAGCCGGTCATCCGCATGCGTCCGGCGCGGTAGCTGAGCAGCCGCTGCAGTTCGGCGCGCGCGGCGCCCGGGAATCGGCCCTCGGCCCGGGCGTTGAACGCGCCGAGACCGATGACCGCCGTCTGCAGCGGCGCCTCGTCCATCATCGGCACGCGTTCGCCGTTGACGAGCAGGCCGCCGCCGGCGTAGCCGGCGAAGTTCTGGCCGATCAGCGGGATGCGGGTGAGGCCGATGACGGGTTCACCGTCCACGGCGAGCGCCAGCAGCATCGACGCCATCGGCATGCCGACCGAGTAGTTGAAGGTGCCGTCGATCGGGTCCAGGATCCACCGGGTTCCGGACGCCGCCTCCGGGCCGCCGAACTCCTCGCCGTAGACCTCGATCCCGGTCCGTGTCTGCAGCGCCTGGCGGATTCGGCGTTCGAGAGCGAGATCGACTTCGGTGGCGAAGTCGTGGGCTCCCTTGTAGTGGACGCCGGGCGAGCCGACGCCCTCCACGAAGGAGCCGGAGACCTCGTCGAGCACCGACTCGGCGGCGGCCATCAGCAGCGGCAGGTCGGTGTCGTCAACCAGGTCGGTCATGCCAGGATCACCGGCTCTCCGCGGCGGCGACCGCGTCGAGGGCCTCCGGCAGAGTGAATCGTCCGGCGTACAGGGCCTTGCCGATGATGGCGCCCTCGACGCCGAGTCCGGTCAGTTCCGCGATCGCGCGCAGGTCGTCGAGTTGCGAGATGCCGCCCGAGGCGACGACCGGTGAGTCGGTGGCTCGGGCCACCTGCTCCAGGAGTTCGAGGTTCGGGCCGGTGAGGGTGCCGTCCTTGCTGACGTCGGTGACGACATAACGGGCGCAGCCGTCGTTGTTGAGGCGTTCGAGGGTCTCCCACAGATCGCCGCCCTCGGTGACCCAGCCGCGGCCGCGGACCGTGTACGAATCGCCGTTGCGGGTGACGTCGAGGCCGACTGCGATCTTGTCGCCGTGCTCGGCGATCGCCCGGGCACACCATTCGGGGTTCTCGATCGCTGCGGTCCCCAGGTTGACGCGGGTGCATCCGGTGGCGAGGGCTGCGGCGAGGGTCGCGTCGTCGCGGATCCCCCCGGAGAGCTCCACCTTCACATCCACCTCGGCGGCCACCTGCGCGAGGAGTTCACGGTTGTCTCCGCGGCCGAACGCGGCGTCGAGGTCCACCAGATGGAGCCACTGCGCGCCGTCGCGCTGCCAGGCCAGTGCGGCATCGCGCGGCGAGCCGTAGGAGGTCTCCGACCCGGCCTCGCCCTTCACCAGGCGCACCGCCTGGCCGTCGACCACGTCGACTGCGGGGAGGAGTTCGAGAATGCCCATCAGTTCAGTTTCTCTTCTCTGTCTTCATCTGTCGTTCGGATCGTCGACCGCCCGAGTGCGGCCGCGACTCAAGCTTCGTCGTTCCCGGCGCGCTTCCGGGCTTCGATCTCCGCCCGACGCCGGTCGATCTCCCGCTGCACGCCGGACATCATCTTGCGGGAGACCAGGGCGATCGCGACCACCATCAACAGGACGCCCCCGATGGCGACGCACAGTGCGGCGGTCGGATACGGCCGGGCCAACCCGATCACGATCGGCAGCGTCACGACCAGGACCAGCACCCCTGCGCCCAAGGCGTAGAAGACCAGTTTGGCGAACGAGAACCGCTGGAGTTCATCGCTTCCGGCACTCATCAGGACAGTCCCCCGATCCAGTTCTGCAACAGGTGTGCTCCGATGTCGCCGGACTTCTCCGGGTGGAACTGGGTCGCCGACAGCGGCCCGTTCTCCACCGCGGCGAGGAACCGGCCCCCGTGATCGGACCACGTCAGTTTCGGCGCCGAGAGAGGGCCGTACGAGTCCATCTCCCACTCCTGCACCCCGTAGGAGTGGACGAAGTAGAAGCGAGCGTCGTCGTCGATGCCGTGGAAGAGCACCGAGTCGGCGGGTGCCTCGACGGTGTTCCAACCCATGTGCGGGAGGACCGGCGCCTGCAGGCGGGTCACCGAGCCCGGCCACTCTCCGCAACCCTCCGCTTCGATCCCGTGCTCCACACCGCGTTCGAAGAGGATCTGCATGCCCACGCAGATCCCGAGGATGGGGCGTCCGCCGGCCAGTCGACGGCCGATGATGCGGTCGCCGCGAACGGCTTTGAGACCTTCCATGCAGGCCGCGAACGCGCCGACGCCCGGGACCACCAGTCCGTCGGCGTTGATGGCGGTCTCGAAGTCGGAGGTGATCTCGACATCGGCGCCTGCGCGTTCCAGGGCTCGCTGCGCCGAGCGCAGGTTGCCGGAACCGTAATCGAGAAGCGCTACTCGCTTCATTCGCTACTGTGCTCGCATTCTCTAGAGGGCGCCCTTGGTGGACGGGATCCCGCTGGTGCGGGGGTCGGGTTCGACGGCCGCGCGCAGTGCGCGGGCGACGGCCTTGAACTCGGCTTCGGTGATGTGGTGCTGGTCGCGACCGTAGAGGACGCGCACGTGCAGGGCGATCCGCGCGTTGAGGGCGATCGACTCGAAGCAGTGCTTGTTCAGGACCGTGGCGTAGGAGACGACCGGCTTGTCACCGCCGGAGTAGCCACCGATCACCGCGGTCAGCAGGTGCTCGGGTTCGCCGGTGTGCACACAGTAGGGACGTCCGGAGACGTCGACGATCGCCTGCGCGAGGGTCTCGTCCATCGGGATCCAGGCGTCGCCGAACCGGCGGATGCCCTTCTTGTCTCCGAGCGCCTGCCCGATCGCCTGCCCGAGGACGATGCACGTGTCCTCGACGGTGTGGTGCGCCTCGATGTCGATGTCGCCCTTGGCGTGGACGGTGAGGTCGAAGCTGCCGTGGGCGCCGAACGCGGTGAGCATGTGGTCGAAGAACGGCACCGACGTGTCGATGTCGGTCTTGCCGGTGCCGTCGAGGTTGATCTCGACGACGATCGACGACTCGCGCGTAGTGCGCTCCACGCGGCCGATGCGCGGGGCGTGGGTGGGCTGATCTGTGGTCACTGCGGTCACTGCTGCTTTCGGTCGTTGCTCCGGGCGAGCGAAGCGACGGGTGGTTCTGCTGCGGCCAGTTCGGCACTGACCTTCAAGAAGGCGTCGTTCTCGGCCGGTAGTCCTATGGTCGCACGCAGGAAGCTCGGGATGCCCACATCCCTGATCAGGACGCCGCGGTCGAGGTAGCGCTGCCAGCTCGCGGGGGCGTCCGCGAAGCCGCCGAAGAGGATGAAGTTCGAGTCCGAGGGCGTGACCGCGTAACCGAGTTCGGCGAGTGCGGCGGCGACCCGGTCGCGTTCGGCGGCGATGGCGGCGACGTTGCCGAGAGTCTCCGCGGAGTGTTGCAGAGCGGCGCGCGCGGCGGCCTGCGTCAGCACCGACAGGTGGTACGGCAGGCGGACCAGGAGCAGGGCCTCGATCATCGCGGGCGCAGCGGCCAGGTAGCCGAGACGACCGCCGGCGAAGGCGAAGGCCTTGCTCATGGTGCGCGAGACGATCAGCTTGCTGCCGTACTCGTCGAGCAGTGCCACGGCGCTGGGCTGCGACGAGAACTCGCCGTACGCCTCGTCGACGATGACGATGCCGGTGGCGGCGTCGAGGATCGCGCGGAGGTCGGTCAGCGGGATGCTGCCGCCGGTCGGGTTGTTCGGCGAGGTCACGAAGATGACGTCGGGCTTGTGCTCGGCGACCGCTGCGACGGCCCGCGGGACGTCGAGGGTGAAGTCGTCGGCGCGCTGCGCGGGCACCCAGCGGGTCTGGGTGCCGTCGGAGATGATCGGGTGCATCGAGTACGACGGGACGAAGCCCATCGCGCTGCGCCCGGGTCCGCCGAACGCCTGCAGGATCTGCTGCAGGATCTCGTTGGAGCCGTTGGCCGCCCAGATGTTGTCGACGGACAGCGGGGTGCCGGTGGCTGCGCTGAGATAGTCGGCGAGGTCGGAGCGGAGGGCGACGGCGTCGCGGTCCGGGTACCGGTGCAGGTCCTCCGCTGCGGCGGCGACGGCCTTGGCGACGTCGTCGATCAGCGCCTGACTGGGCGGGTGCGGGTTCTCGTTGGTGTTGAGGATGACCGGCACCTGCAGCTGCGGAGCGCCGTACGGCGACTTGCCGCGAAGGTTGTCGCGGAGCGGGAGGTCCGCCAGGGTCACGCCCTGTCCGGGGATCGCGTCGCTCACTGCGCGGCACCCCCGAAACGCGCCTGCACGGCCTCGCCGTGTGCCGGGAGATCCTCGGCGTTGGCGAGCGTGACGACGCGGTCCGCGATCTCGGCGAGAGCGTCGCGGTCGTAGTCGATGACGTGGACGCCGCGCAGGAAGGTCTGCACCGACAGGCCGGACGCGTACTTGGACGAGCCGGATGTCGGCAGCACGTGGTTGGAGCCTGCGCTGTAGTCGCCGAGGCTCACCGGCGAGTAGGTGCCGACGAAGATGGCACCGGCGCTGGTGACGCGGTCGGCGACGGCCTGCGCGTCCCGGGTCTGGATCTCCAGGTGCTCGGCACCGTAGGCGTCGACGACGGCGAGACCCGCGTCGAGGTCGTCGACCAGGACGATGCCGGACTGCGCGCCGGTCAGGGCGGTGACGACGCGCTCTCCGTGCTTGGTGGCCGAGGCCGCGGTCGCGAGGACGTCGTCGACGGCGTCGGCGAGGGCCACGCTGTCGGTGACGAGGACCGAGGCCGCGAGGACGTCGTGCTCGGCCTGGCTGATGAGGTCGGAGGCGACGACCGCCGGGTCGGCGGTTTCGTCGGCCAGGATGGCGATCTCGGTGGGACCGGCTTCCGCGTCGATGCCGACCACGCCGCGGACGAGGCGCTTGGCCGCGGTGACGTAGATGTTGCCGGGGCCGGTGATGAGGTCGACCGGATCCAGGTCCGCGTCGTCGGTGTCGGTGCCGCCGTACGCGAGCAGCGCGATGCCCTGGGCGCCGCCGACGGCCCACACCTCGTCGACGCCGAGCAGCGAGCACGCGGCGAGGATGGTTGGGTGCGGCCACCCGCCGAAATCGGCCTGCGGCGGCGACGCGACGACCAGCGAGCCGACGCCCGCCTCCTGCGCGGGGACCACGTTCATGATGACGCTGGACGGGTAGACGGCGTTGCCGCCGGGTACGTACAGGCCGACGCGGCGGACCGGGATCCACTTCTCGGCCACGCTGCCGCCGGGGACCACCTGGGTGACGGTGTTCTCCCGACGCTGGGCCGCGTGAACCAGGCGGGCGCGGCGGATGGACTCCTGCAGGGCGTCGGTGACGGCCGGGTCCAGCTGCTCGCGTGCCTGCGCGATCACCTCGGCCGGGACGCGAACCGACGTCGGACGGACGCGGTCGAACTTCTCGGTGTAGTCGAGCGCAGCGGTGACCCCATGCTCAGCGATCGCTTCGACGACGGGCGTGACCGTGTCGAGCACGGCGTTGACGTCGGTTCCGCCTCGGGGCAGTGCCCGACGCAACTGGCTGAGCGTCGGAATGCTGCCTCGCAGATCGGTTCGGGTGAGCATGTGTCTTCAGTCTCCGAATCCTGTTGGTGTCGAGACTCCGGATTCTAGGGAATTCGGAGCCCCACCAGGATATGCGGTCTGTGCAAATCGTTTCCGCGCCGGGCCGACGTGACTGGGACGCGGTTCACACCCCGGCCCGAGCAGTCCGTCGGTCGTCGATTCCCGGACACGTCCGATCAGGGGTCGCGTCGCACTCGTCGCAGCAGTCACGCGGCGGATCCCCCCGGAAACCACGGCGACGAGTCCCGCGATCCCCGCGAGACCGCCGTCGACTTGAAGTTAGCTAAGCCTATGCTATTTACTTGAATGGATTGCGGTTAACCACGACTGCCGAGGAGAGACGATGGCCACCAGTTCCGAGACGCCCGAGCCAGACGACTACGACTACCCGACCGAACCGATCGCTGCGGCGTCGCCCGGATCGCCGTCGTCGCCGCCCGCGTCCGGTCTGAGTGCCAACGCGGCAACCGTCCTGGCCTCTGCAGGCGTTGCGGCGATCGTCGCCGCACTGGTCTTGACCATCGGGATCACCGGCGTGCTGCTCGCTCGGGACCGGACGCCCGCGACCGCGGCGCCGGCGACGGTCGTGCAACTGGGCCAGGCGGCGCCGGTGACGTCGCCCGCCCCGACCACCTCCGGCAGCCCGGCGCCGAGCGAGTCCACGCCTCCTACCAACGCACCCGCGGACCAGACACCGTCCGCAGCCGGACCCGCGGCACAGGCACCGGCCAACTCACCGGCCGCCACCTCGACGACGGCGACGTCGCGGAGCGCTGCGCCGAAACCCGGTGACCCACACTTCACCGTCACGGCCGACCACCCGACGCTCACCGACCTGACGAACATCGTCAATTTCCTCGTCGCCACCAGGGCGTCCGACCAAGCCAAGGCCGCGAACATCGAAGGCGGCATGTCTGCGGTGGTGGTCCCGAAGACCGTGTACACCCTCGGCCTGTTCCGTCCGCCGCTGGGCTGGAACAAGGTCACCGGCCCGCTGGTCCAGAACGGCGACACCGTGTCGGCGACCTTGAACAGCGGGTCGGCCGGACGGCCCACCATCCGGATGACCATCCAGTTCAAGAAGATCGGCGGCAACTGGCGACTCGCCGCGAGCTCGATGTGCGAGGGCGTCAAGACCGTCGGACTCAACATCTACTGCAACCGATGATCGCCGTCACCGACGCCACCGTCCGATTCGGCGGCACCCCGGTACTGGATCGGGTGTCGCTGCGTGTCCGCGACGGACGCCTGACCTATCTGCTCGGTCGCAACGGTGCGGGCAAGTCGACATTGCTGCGCACCGCCTGCGGAATCCTGCGGCCGACATCGGGCACGGTCGCGATCGACGGCACGGACCCGCGACGACTCGGACGCCCGGCTGCGTCGATCGGGGTCCACCTCGGGGCCGACGCCGCCGGATCGCCGACCGGACCGAATCCCAACCACACCGGTCGACGGCACCTGCGGTGGCTCTCCGTCGCCGGCGGATTCGACGACGCCCGCGTCACGACGGTCCTGCGGCGCGTGGGGTTGGCCGATGCCGCGGACCGGCGCGTGGCCGACTACTCGCTCGGCATGCGACAGCGGCTGGGGATCGCCGCAGCACTGCTCCCCGACCCGCCGAACCTGATCTTCGACGAGCCGGTCAACGGTCTCGACATCGACGGCATCCGGTGGCTGCGCACGCTGCTCCGCGGTCTGGCTGCGGACGGTCGTGCCGTCGTGATCGCCTCGCATCTGTTCGACGAGGTGACCAGGACCGGTGACGACATCGTGGTCCTCGAACGCGGCCGCATCGTCGCCGATCGGCCGGTCGCGGAGTTCGTGTCCGGCCACGACGACCTCGAGTCCGCCTACCTCGACCTGATCCGGCCGACCGAGCCGGCGGGGGCAGGCCGATGACCGCGATCGCACAGTTGACGCGGGCCGTGCGCGCCGAGTTCGTCCGCGTCGGCGGTCGCCGAGGACCGCTGCTCATCGCCGCACTGCCTGCCGCCGTCGTCGCACCGCTGCTGGTGACCTTCGGGATCGCGGCCGTCGCCGAACGGTTCGCCACGATGTCCGCCTCCGGCATTCAGGTGACGTCGGTGCAGACCACGAACTCGGTGTACTGGGTGCTGACCTTCACGGTGATCGTGTGGGCGATCATCGCCGCGACCGCACAGGCCTCGTCGGTCCGCGGTCCGGCGAGCGACCTGGAACGCATCCTGTTCCCGCGCGCCTGGACGACGCCGGTGGCGCGTTGGCTGTTCTTCGGTCTGTCGTCCGCCGCCGTCGCTCTGGCGCTGGCGGTGCTCGTGATGCTGGTGCTGCCCACCGCGTTCCCCACGGTGTACGGCGGGGTGGACCTCACTTCGGCGGACGGCCTCCGCTTCCTCGTCACCGTCCCGATCTACGCGTTCTCCGCCTGCGGAATCGGCGTCGGGCTGGGCGCGATCGTCGGTCATCCGGTGGTGACCGCGGTGATCCTGCTGGGCTGGACGTTCGTCATCGAGAACTCGATCGCGTTGGCTCCCAAGGGATACACGCTGCAGGGATACATGCCGTTCCTGAACGGTCAGTTCGGGACCGGTCAAGAGTTGGCGTTCACGCCGCCGTGGGGTCCGAACGGCGCGCTGATCTATGCGGTGGCCATTGGAGTCGGCCTGGTCGTGATCGGATCGGGTGCGATCGCGCGGCGTCGGCGCCCGACACACTGACTCCGGCCGTAAATAAATCACCAACAGGCCCGATTTCGGCCCGTACCGGCCAGTAGATTGCGCCCGCGTGATCTATTTACGAGCGAGGCCGACGCATCGGGACATGCGGGATCCCGTCCTCGAGGAATTCCGGGCCGTCCGCGACGTAGCCCCACTTGGCATACATGTCGACGAGGTGCGACTGGGCATTCATCACGCTCTCGTCCCGCCCGATGTAGGCGACAGCGCGGTCCATCATCGCCGTGGTGAGTCCGGTGCCGCGGAGTTCCTTACGAACACACACCCGGCCGATCCGGTACTCGCGGCCGTCGTCGGCGTCGTCGACCAGCACCCGGAGGGTCGCTACCGGCTCGCCGTCCGTGTCCTCGTACCAGAAGTGCATCGTGGTCGCCTCCGCGTCGCGACCGTCGACTTCCCGATACGCGCAGTCCTGTTCCACCACGAAGACATCGGTGCGTAATCGCAGGATTCCGTGGAGGGTTCGCGGGTCGAGGGCGGACAGAGTGGCGGTGTGGACGGAATGAATCATCAAACGCCATAATGCCTCACGATCGCCGACCGCTACAGTCACGCCCATGGTGAAGACGAAGCCGAGCGACGATTCGGTCGACGATTTCCTGGCGGGCGTGATCGACGATCGACGGCGAACTGATGCGCTCGCGGCAGTCGAGATCATGCGCGCGGTGACCGGGGCGGAACCCGTCCTGTGGGGTTCGATGGTCGGATTCGGCAGGCAGCCGTACACGACCGCGGACGGCAGGTCGCACGAGACCTTCGCCGTCGGACTGGCACCGCGTAAACAGGCATTGACGCTGTACGGGCTCACGTATTACGGGTCGAACCAGGATCTGCTCGACCGGCTCGGCGCCCACACGACCGGCAAGGGCTGCCTGTACATCAGACGCCTCGACGACGTCGACCTCGACGTCCTCCGCGAGATGATCGCCCGCGGGTGGGCGACCAATCACACCGCATGAACGACGGATGAGTGCGCAGCGAGCTCGCAGCGAGCCGGCACACCGTCGCACCTGGACGCGAGCATGCGGCGCTTCGCGGACCCGCACCGCGCGTTGATCGGCCGCAGGCGGGCGACAAACCCCGAACCGCACGGCGTGAACCACCGACGCGAGGCATTTCTGCTTGATCGCTCTGCACTTCGGCGCTTTTCGTCGGACTGGGTCCGACGAAAAGCACCGAAGTGCCGACAGTCCATGCCTCGATGAGCCGGTCAACCAGGCCACGACTCCTGCGCCACCCGGCGGAAGTTGCCGCCCAACAGTTTCGCGAGGTCGTCGTCGCGCCAGCCCCGTCGCCGCAGCTCTGTCCCCAGCGTCAGGAAGGTCTCCGGCGGCATCCACCGGATGAGACCCCAGCGGGTGTAGCTGTCGTCGAAGGCGTCGGGGTGGTCGGCGATCTCCTGCAGGAAGTCGTCGGCGTCGAAGGAGTGGTCGGTGCTCACGCCGACGTAGTCGATGCCGATCAGGTCGACGGCGTACTCGATGTGGCGGATCATCGCGTCGAGGGTCGGGGTGTTGGGTCCGAGGAAGATGCCGACGCCGGTGATCCCGACGACTCCCCCGGTGGCCGCACACGCGCGGGCCTGTTCGTCGGTGATGTTCCGCGGGTGCTCCCACACCGCGTTCATGCACGAGTGGCTGTAGATCACGGGTCTCGCGGAGACGTCGCACAGGTCGAGGCCGGTCCGTGCGCTGCAGTGCGAGCCGTCGGGCACCATGCCCACGCCGTTCATCTCCGCGACCAGCGTGCGGCCCCAGTCGGTGAGCCCGGTGTCCGTGTGGTCGAGGCATCCGCAGCCCGCGGCGTTCGCGTGGTTGTAGGTCGGGAGCATGGTGCGGACACCGAGGGCGAAGAATCGCTGGACGTTCGCGAGGTCGCCGTCGAGCGGTCCAGAGTCCTCGAGGTCGAAGCCGATGGCGACGTCGCCGGACGCCGAGATCCGATCGATGTCGTCGACGGTCGGCGCCAGTGCCAGCCCGGCGGTCGCTGCGATCCCAGCGCGAAAGTGCGCCAGCAGCGCCGACGAGTCGTCGAACGTCTGCGGCGAGTAGCCAACGTTCACCGATACATAGGTGGGCTGCGGATTCCGGAACCGAAGCAGCGGGTCGACGGCGGCGTCGGTCTGCAGCGGCAGGCACGCGTGCTGGTCCCAGATGAGGGTCATGCAGAGAAGTTTCGCACTCGGCAACGCGGCGCGGAGCGCGATCAGCGGACGACAGTGAGCACGAACGCTTCGGCGCTGATCCGCGGACGGATCGTCGGCGGCACCAGGTCGCGCCCACGTTCGGTGAGGCGGCGGACCTCCGCCCGACCGCAGATCGCCACCACCTGTTCGGAACGACCCGCGCATCCGTTGAGAAGCATCTCCGGCACACGCATCACGTAGACGGCCGCACCGTCGCTGTCGCGAAGTGCCATCTCGCGTGCGCTCCGGTCAGGCGTAACCCCGTCGAGGATCGCGTACTCGTAGACGTACTTCCGGTCTACGACAACGGACAGATCGACCGGCGCCTGCGACTCGGCGGCGGTACGGAGTCTTGCGAGCAGCGGATCCGTGCTCGACGGCATGACGCTGGTCGTCGTCGATGCGGCCACCGCGGTGGACGACGATGCGACGGTCTCAGCGCCGCCGCACCCGACGAGCAGCGCCGCACCGACGATGGTCAGTGCGGTGGCCACGAGTCTGCTCCAGCCCGCGACGGTTTCGACACGGTCCTCCGCTTCGCTCCGGACCGGCTCAACCAACGGGGTGGGGTACCGCCCGCCGCGCGCAGCCGACCGGTGGCCGATCACATGTCCAGGCCGAGATCCAGCACCGTGACCGAGTGGGTCAGCGCTCCGACGGCGAGGTAGTCGACGCCGGTGCGGGCGTAGTCCAGCGCGACGTCGAGGGTCAGCCCGCCCGA is part of the Gordonia phthalatica genome and harbors:
- the hisB gene encoding imidazoleglycerol-phosphate dehydratase HisB; amino-acid sequence: MTTDQPTHAPRIGRVERTTRESSIVVEINLDGTGKTDIDTSVPFFDHMLTAFGAHGSFDLTVHAKGDIDIEAHHTVEDTCIVLGQAIGQALGDKKGIRRFGDAWIPMDETLAQAIVDVSGRPYCVHTGEPEHLLTAVIGGYSGGDKPVVSYATVLNKHCFESIALNARIALHVRVLYGRDQHHITEAEFKAVARALRAAVEPDPRTSGIPSTKGAL
- a CDS encoding histidinol-phosphate transaminase encodes the protein MSDAIPGQGVTLADLPLRDNLRGKSPYGAPQLQVPVILNTNENPHPPSQALIDDVAKAVAAAAEDLHRYPDRDAVALRSDLADYLSAATGTPLSVDNIWAANGSNEILQQILQAFGGPGRSAMGFVPSYSMHPIISDGTQTRWVPAQRADDFTLDVPRAVAAVAEHKPDVIFVTSPNNPTGGSIPLTDLRAILDAATGIVIVDEAYGEFSSQPSAVALLDEYGSKLIVSRTMSKAFAFAGGRLGYLAAAPAMIEALLLVRLPYHLSVLTQAAARAALQHSAETLGNVAAIAAERDRVAAALAELGYAVTPSDSNFILFGGFADAPASWQRYLDRGVLIRDVGIPSFLRATIGLPAENDAFLKVSAELAAAEPPVASLARSNDRKQQ
- the hisD gene encoding histidinol dehydrogenase translates to MLTRTDLRGSIPTLSQLRRALPRGGTDVNAVLDTVTPVVEAIAEHGVTAALDYTEKFDRVRPTSVRVPAEVIAQAREQLDPAVTDALQESIRRARLVHAAQRRENTVTQVVPGGSVAEKWIPVRRVGLYVPGGNAVYPSSVIMNVVPAQEAGVGSLVVASPPQADFGGWPHPTILAACSLLGVDEVWAVGGAQGIALLAYGGTDTDDADLDPVDLITGPGNIYVTAAKRLVRGVVGIDAEAGPTEIAILADETADPAVVASDLISQAEHDVLAASVLVTDSVALADAVDDVLATAASATKHGERVVTALTGAQSGIVLVDDLDAGLAVVDAYGAEHLEIQTRDAQAVADRVTSAGAIFVGTYSPVSLGDYSAGSNHVLPTSGSSKYASGLSVQTFLRGVHVIDYDRDALAEIADRVVTLANAEDLPAHGEAVQARFGGAAQ
- a CDS encoding ABC transporter ATP-binding protein — its product is MIAVTDATVRFGGTPVLDRVSLRVRDGRLTYLLGRNGAGKSTLLRTACGILRPTSGTVAIDGTDPRRLGRPAASIGVHLGADAAGSPTGPNPNHTGRRHLRWLSVAGGFDDARVTTVLRRVGLADAADRRVADYSLGMRQRLGIAAALLPDPPNLIFDEPVNGLDIDGIRWLRTLLRGLAADGRAVVIASHLFDEVTRTGDDIVVLERGRIVADRPVAEFVSGHDDLESAYLDLIRPTEPAGAGR
- a CDS encoding GNAT family N-acetyltransferase, whose translation is MIHSVHTATLSALDPRTLHGILRLRTDVFVVEQDCAYREVDGRDAEATTMHFWYEDTDGEPVATLRVLVDDADDGREYRIGRVCVRKELRGTGLTTAMMDRAVAYIGRDESVMNAQSHLVDMYAKWGYVADGPEFLEDGIPHVPMRRPRS
- a CDS encoding DUF1801 domain-containing protein, which produces MVKTKPSDDSVDDFLAGVIDDRRRTDALAAVEIMRAVTGAEPVLWGSMVGFGRQPYTTADGRSHETFAVGLAPRKQALTLYGLTYYGSNQDLLDRLGAHTTGKGCLYIRRLDDVDLDVLREMIARGWATNHTA
- a CDS encoding dipeptidase, translating into MTLIWDQHACLPLQTDAAVDPLLRFRNPQPTYVSVNVGYSPQTFDDSSALLAHFRAGIAATAGLALAPTVDDIDRISASGDVAIGFDLEDSGPLDGDLANVQRFFALGVRTMLPTYNHANAAGCGCLDHTDTGLTDWGRTLVAEMNGVGMVPDGSHCSARTGLDLCDVSARPVIYSHSCMNAVWEHPRNITDEQARACAATGGVVGITGVGIFLGPNTPTLDAMIRHIEYAVDLIGIDYVGVSTDHSFDADDFLQEIADHPDAFDDSYTRWGLIRWMPPETFLTLGTELRRRGWRDDDLAKLLGGNFRRVAQESWPG